In Thalassophryne amazonica chromosome 13, fThaAma1.1, whole genome shotgun sequence, the sequence GGTACAGTTTTCCAGATGGCACATAGGAGgctcaagcctagatttaatctaAATCTTGATATGAAAATCCTGCATCTTGACCAATGTGCAGAGAGCTGCTTGTCTTCTTGCCTTCACAGTTCATCATTGGGGGACACGACCCCCATATACAGTATCTTGAAGAGCAACAAAGAAGGAGCCAGGAGTTTTCAGCCTGCGTTCCATCTGCGTTTCTTAATATTTGATGCAAACTTCAAACTCCTCAATTCTCTTCATTATCTTGTGTTAGTTAAACCGTAATATGTCATACACTCATATCCGGTTGACCACACACACCTGatgtagttttattttttatttcaacaGATATATTTACTGCGATGAGATTGACCTGACTGCTGACACAGTTCTGGCCACTCTTTATGCCGCCAAGAAGTACATCGTTCCTCACCTAGCACGTGCCTGCGTCAACTTCCTGGAGACGAGTCTGAGTGCCAAGAATGCTTGTGTGTTACTCTCCCAAAGCTGTTTGTTCGAGGAGCCAGAGCTGACGCAGCGCTGCTGGGAGGTGATTGATGCCCAGGCCGAGCTGGCGTTACGCTCGGAGGGTTTCTGCGACATAGACGCTCAGACCCTGGAGAGTATCCTGCAGCGAGAGACACTCAACGCTAAAGAGATAGTAGTGTTTGAAGCTGCACTCAGTTGGGCTGAGGCTGAGTGCCAGAGACAGGAGCTCTCCTTGTCAACTGACAACAAGCGCAAAGTTTTGGGCAAGGCTATGTACCTTATACGTATACCTGCAATGACGCTAGATGATTTTGCTAACGGGGCAGCCCAGTCAGGCGTGCTGTCACTGAATGAGACCAACGACATCTTCCTGTGGTACACGGCAGCCAAGAAACCTGAGCTGCAGTTTGTCAGCCAGCCTAGAAAGGGCCTGAGCCCCCAACGCTGCCACAGGTTCCAGTCCTGTGCCTACAGAAGCAATCAGTGGCGTTATCGCGGTCGCTGTGACAGCATACAGTTTGCAGTGGATAAAAGAGTTTTCATTGCCGGGTTTGGACTTTACGGTTCCAGTTGTGGCTCAGCGGAATACAGTGCCAAGATTGAGCTGAAACGTCAAGGAGTATTACTGGGACAAAATCTCAGTAAATACTTCTCTGATGGTTCCAGTAACACCTTCCCAGTGTGGTTTGAGTATCCGGTTCAGATTGAGCCAGACACGTTCTACACTGCTAGCGTGGTTCTGGATGGGAATGAGCTGAGCTACTTTGGACAAGAAGGGATGACAGAGGTGCAGTGTGGGAAAGTGACATTTcaattccagtgctcctcagacAGCACTAATGGTACGGGAGTGCAGGGGGGGCAGATTCCGGAGCTGATCTTTTATGCTTGACAAACCCTATACACACATTTTATGTAAAAAGAGAGCACTATCACTTTGTGCATAGTGACAATGTCTGTGACTTTTGCACAAAACAAGAATAAGAAGTCAAATGTCTGTTTAGACTTCTGCAAACAGCTCATTTTACTTGAACCGACATGTTTCAAGATACTTAATTGTACAAATAAACACATGAAGAAGATAACATATGTTGCACTAGGATGTGTCTGTATATATGAGTATATGTAAATTCTCAAATGCCACATTTAATGCCATTGCTGGCCAGAAAGATATATAACAGCCATACCTGTTTAATATTTCTATGCTTGCATAGAATGCACATATAATGCAGCAATACTTCTCATTCTGTTCTGttgtaaaaatgtaatatttcatATCACGACTCAGTCTGGACCATCTGCATTAAGAAGACGCTAAAAAGCTGTATGAtattcaacaataacaaaataattCTATATATGTTTACAGTCGAAACACTGTGTTGTTGTAATGTGTAATGCTTATTAGGAATTTGTATTTGAGTGGCTGCAATTGAATTTGCAGCTTTTTGATACTTTGAATCTCATAATGGGGCACTTTGATTAGATTAGGGAGCactggataataataataataataatgacgtcTGTAGCATGTTACTCTCTGCACCATTACGGTCCTCAGTAGCACCACTGTGGTTACAGTTAGATCAGTGTTTACGACTTGTAGTGAGCCATCGTTTGTCACTACATTTTGCAGAGAAATACTTTTGTTTTATATCTAAATATGTCTACATTGCAGTATTTTAAGCATGGGCAGGACTGTTCCATTTCACCTAATGTGTACTACTAATTGTTCAGTCGCCTCAGTTTTGTTTACAGCATAAAGGTCAATGATTGATTTTGTGCTAAAAGCTGTTTATCTTACGGACTTTTACTTCTCTTTGTTGGCACTATGTGCACTCTGGACTGCTGAGTACTGCGTCCCAGCGTGAGAAAACGAACCGTATCAGCGCTTGTAAAAACTTACCATATAAGCTACAAGACTGCACTAATGTTGGTTTGTTATGAATTGGTTATTTTGCttgatttaggttttttttttttttttttaatgaggcaGATGTTGCGTGCTAATGTTTCTTCAGGTGTATGATAAACATTCACAGATGAGTCTGCTGCAGACAATGGACGAACCTCATGGCATACAATGTTGAGACCTATGAATGTGTATGATTGTTGGTGATGTGAATAAACAATACGTGGTATCTAATGGCTATGTATTCCATCTGTATAAATGAGTTCTGTCAAATTGAGTATGTGTCTGAAATTAGGAGATTAAGACATAAAGGTGTTCTATGACTTATAAACTAGAGTTGAGATGACTAATCTTAATGGACGGcagtgaactgcatttatatagcgcttttccatctgaatcaggtgctcaaagagctttacaatgatgcctcacattcacctatgcacacaccgatgtcagggtgctgccatgcaaggcgctcactgcacaccgggagcaacttggggattaaaggcTTTGCCCAagagctcttagtgattttccagtctagcAGGTGtttgaactaaggatcctctagtctcaagcccaacacttaaccactagaccattacccaaTTGGGTACTACTTAGATTAGCTGACTAAATTTCTTCTCATGGACTATCTTTGATTTATCATTGATACCAAGACCAAATATCTGTTTGCTGTGCCTACAATGCTGTTTGTGTTTAAAGTAATGATAAAACTCTTCAAGTTCTGAACAAAACAATGGATTACACCATCAACTTTTGAATTTTGTGTTTGGTGCTTTCAAAAAATAGTTGTGCCAACAGGGTACAGTCCAGCCCAAACTAAGCTAAATAAGCCCAATAAATGGAGAGGGTCAGTGTAGGCAAGGTCATCTGGTTGTAAAACCATTTCCAAAACCATAAATGATAAGTGTGATCCACTAAATTCAGTCAATTCTTGGACTACATCTTAACGACACACATGGATCTTGCCTGACCTTTGTGAAATATTAACAAGGGCTAAATACGCTTTTGCTAGTGAGGcagaagaataagaataagaagacAGGAACAGAGGAGAAGAAGGGTAAGTTGATTGCAGGGGCAAGAATCTTGAATGCTGGGACAAtgactaaattttttttttaagttggcaaATTAGATGGAAAGGCAGAAGGTTGGAGTTTTAAGTTTTAAGTGTGTTCATGAAAGTGGATGGAAGGACAACAAGCCCAGATGACTGAGAGGAGGATGTAAGTTGTAAAGTGGGGCAAATGAGCAAGGCAGGAATGTTTAAGGATTAGTATTTTTCAAAATACACAAGGATAGTCTTGTCAGTGTGCATTTGAGGAGTGTCAAGCCTGGGCCTTGATTAGATGGTACTGAGAATCACTTGTGTGTATGATCACTAAATTGACTATGAAGAGGAAGAAAATCTCATAAATCTGAAGGTTAAGAGACAGAGAGGAGGATGAAGAGGGAAAAGGAGGGGGTGATGGGTAGGGGGTAGGCTTTGACACAGCttgaaagaagggaaaaaaaaatctgaattattAGGGTGAAACATTAAAACTAAGGATGTCccgctcaggtttttttttccctgatccgattctgagtcatctgattttgagtatctgccgataccgagtcccgatccgatactttaaaaaactgaatgaacaatgaacaaatgctaaatatataacagtgtcattttaatcaccttattttattatttatcacttaaacagtgcacttcaccttgaggtagcttgaacaatcaagttataatctaccagacttaaaaaatgtacaaatttccatgttattttatttgtctaaaaataaatgtccagaaAACTGctttataaatgagcagtcctgtgacacgtttctgttttatacagatcagtggtttctgcaccaatctgttttgtacagatcagtggtttctgcaccgatctgtttcgtacagatcagtggtttctgccactaggcttccttgttttggcccgatgcgtcattcctattggacagtgtgaagcttcgtcacagctcagagcattgaaagttggactgggttgaacttatgttttttttcttttgttcaataaaaaaaaaggttgggttgaactttgaccgcgtcagcctgccgtcagaagcgtcgctttagcttggcttttgacgcgacgcttacgcctctaaaaagcaacgtgtctcattgaaaattatgctttttagaccgattctcgatgcctctgatgcttccgacgtgtgaaaggcccataatgaGCTtcaaatagcgctgatcaaaataatgaggataaaatctatatcggattcctgatcgggatgcaacgtccgatttcgatcaagtctgaaaccacatgaGCGGGCCCGATTTCCGGTCACGTGAttggattgggacatccctaattaAAACCATTTTAAGATCAACACTGACATGTAATGAATACAGGCTAAAGTTTCAGCATGGACTAACGAGAAATGTTTGGTGGCCCAGGTCTACTAATACGTAGACTGTCCCGGTCACACTGTCTTTggataataataatttttgtaGCACTCTAAGTAGGAAAATTTAAAAGTTCCAAATATAATAAACCAAGGGAAAATAGTTCAtgtcaaatgtaaataaacaaaaaacaaggtATATAATCCAACACTGTATCTGCAGGATCCACCCAGTGGGAAATGGGTGCTGGCCTTGGAAGAAGTAACCTgtcatggactggtgtcccaaccAGTTGGAGttctagactctcatctgcttgatgctaCAAAACCTGGGGATAAGCAGTGGCACCAATGGGCcacagggcctgtataggacttcatcttacaaataccaaaaaacaaacaaacaacaaaacaaaaacacctgcaTCAGTTCAACTGGTATTTGCATCAGACAACAAGAACACAAGCAAATACAGCCTACGGTACATGCAACAATTTGATTTGCTCATGTGTCTGCAGCAAATTCAagcaaaacagacaaaaacatagAAATATTGCAAATACAATACGATGagcgatttttattttttttttttgccagcttgcactcggccgagacggacgcatttttctcttctccctccctccttatctttcctgcttctgtggtgtgttgtctgtgaggctgcagctttgctcttctggaaaatgacaaaaatggatctgttaaagtggtctctgaacgcaattgacactattttttccacaagacattcaggggcggaggacccgacctgtcctgccgggacgcatgtgatgggttacgtgatggacccgtggaggagatggcaggtcgtgtgcctttacacgctttctgtggagaacatcgaagatgtgtatatatttggcttggtggtgactggctttctgctgtgtggagcgggcatggcactggtttaccggaaaattaagaaggtggaagcagcaataattgggccgtccaggctgccccacgattgattcgattgggaaggcagttgctgcgcagtcggcgggtgttaaccgcatgctggaaaacatctctggcaggattgcagctctggaaatccactttgaccgtcagtaaagaccacatcctacattcagatgtattgagagccactctgtgctcagaactgtggaatctttcaggcgcctgctaatctggatattcatttggcttccccaaacacagctgcacttcaaggtagCTGCGATAAAAAAACCTCCttaagaagatcaacacttaagcctcgctccctggtcatccccctcccctcagcttctccagctctgacgttgactgtggacagtggactgctcagggctgagcccctcccccttccaggattgtcggacaaggccgctGATGgtgcctaataggctgcctccaaagtgttctgataaactggactttcaaatctcggttgtcgtcctgcgtctttgtctgtgtgattattgtttttctgtgctgatgggggtttttttcctcattgctgctgtgtaacgcagtggctatgagggtttttttctcttccttatctcgtgtgtgctttttatatgtgttatgtaccgggccggcttatgttgtgtgttatgtgtgtgtcgtttgttatgggtccgtcttggtttgctcagccctgctgttgaccaaggcagggatgtacatctggagctggtccccgggcacctaatggcgacttctgctcctaactggcaattaggatgggttaaatgcagtagacacatttcattgtgcagggaacatgttcctttgtgcatatgacaataaaattcttttgaatccttttgaatcctttgaatttgaatttgattcacaacacaaaaagagttttctgcaTGGAAAACTTTTACTAACTGTTCATCATGAACTATAGAATATTTCTGTCGTCTGAGTTGagtaagctgcacttattgatgATTTTACACTATATTTTCACGTTTTATTAATGTTTTCATAATGCAATGAGCAGTCCTTCAGTAAAGGTCCTGTGGTTATATGTGCTGgacattatctatctatctatctatctatctatctatctatctatctatctatctatctatctatctatctatctatctatctatctatctatctatctatctatctatctatctatctatctatctatctatctatctattatgtTTGTAAGCGGTGTCTCAATTTACAAGttgtatctatattataatagccaagtggcctctgtgtgcatgtgtatggcttcgatcacaaagaaactggggaaagctgacatttgccaattggtacagtgccctccaaaagcattggaacacttggtatttcacacattttaattggtttgtttcaaatacaaaaaaatcaaaatttctaaaatgatcttccttaaactcaaactgaaagcaaatctctacaacttgatataaattaattaaaaatataaaagccaagatggtgggttgcataagtaatagaaCACTTTTATAatacctgtaaaaaaaaatctgttttattgtcagttttttagacaagtgaggggatggatacataaacatttacaAGTCAATACATAGGTCttgggctttatttacatcaattatgaagaaatacaaacagtatgacactctatggtaaatctgtgtggagtagacagttctcaaaaagtgagtgactgtgcaagaaggagaagagtgaggaaagccaccaagacacacagacattGCAGaacattataggcttctgtggctgtgattggagaaattgtgcatagtgcatgttttgcattttgtatccccaattatacagcttcatgatgaagtgttacagaggagggttttgttaaaaaaagacctgaaagttcagctacaatttgccagaaggtacatctgatatgcaagcctagagttgatgttttggtgaaagaaaatcctccctgTGACCTTTAGCTGGAGTACGCAAGTATGGAAAATGTGTGTCTATGTATATATAGAGATTAGGACCCAAATGCAGAAAGCAAACCAGCATAAAACTTTGTAAAGCAATTGTAATGAGTAAATGTTCAAAGCCCGGGGAGGCAGACGCTGGAGGAGGGAGAATCAGTTGGTGCTGAAGATGGAAGAAGCAGATGATGAATAATGGAAGTTCTAGAACCAGGACAGAACCTGGTGGCAGCCATGAAGCTGACAGTACCAGGAAAGCTGAGGACAAAGGAGAACGAGGTTAGCACAAGATGAGAAAGTGGAGACTCAGAAAGGTTCATGCAGAGATGAACTGAGGCCACGTACCCCGTAGGCTAAGCTGAGTTTCTGGCATCTGTGGAGAGGAAGGACCGGGGTATAAATACAGGTGAAGATGATTGCAGCCAGGTGTGCAGAATCAGAATTAGCTGTGTGACTCGGCCCTCTAGAGAAACAGGAAGGGACGGGGAGCAGAGCAGACCAAGGCAccctaactatatatatatatatatatatatatatatacgaggtctgtacaaaaagtatcagacctttttatttttttcaaaaaccatatggatttgaatcatgtgtgcttgcatgagccaacctgcatgtgtgattttttcacgcccgtcggttgcatcattcgcctgtgagcaggctttgtgtgagcactggtcctcccccctcgttggattttcattgcgaggaaaatgtctgaacaatttggagctttgctgcatcaaatttttccagaaactatgagagacagccaggtggaaaccattcggaagattcagacagctttcggtgacgatcctatgggcatcacacagattaaggagtgttacaaccggtttaaagacggcgcacaatggcggagggtgcgccacgctccgagcggccatcgacaggctgaaacgaccagatcatttccaaagtgaacgctgtgttgatccaggacgtcgtctgactaccagagaaattgcagaagaggtggacatcagcactttttcggcatattccattgttacaggagattttgtaatgaaagacgtgtggaagttggaagtctcacaggacatgttgtgacatgtccagctcttacacaattcctcggatactcactcaactgaaaagccaccgaaagccatctgaatcttccgaatagtttccacctggctgtctctcacagtttctggaaaaatttgattcagcgctgctccaatcgttcagacattttcctcgcagtgaaaatccaacgaggggggaggaccaatgctcactcaaagcctactcacaggcgaatgacgcaatcgacaggcgtgaaaacaatcacgcatgcgcacgaaggttcaaggttggctcatgcaagcacacgtgattcaaatccataaggtttttgaaaaaaataaaaaggtctgatactttttggacagacctcgtatatatatatatatatatatatatatatatatatatatatatatatatatatatatatatatatatatatatatatatatatatatatattctctccatcatttacctgtattttggcatgcttggcgccagaaagttatgttggatccaaaaggatccaaaaaggctaggaccaaaagttatattggatcggttcccactgaccaatagcgttagagctttctgccaacagctagccaatcagagcgcggcatacgaaggtcaggaactagctgacagacgctggttgaaaaaatggcaacaaacatgtcaacaacagcagaaaatcgtctgccagcgaggtttgctgagttcacagaggaggaactggtagaAATCTTGAACTCCAAAGataccaaaaacactaagaaggtagacaagcacgctactgatgttttagaagcattcatctgaatcattcatatgctgttcacaacaaaataaattgatctaatttacttgactctttgttgtttgcttaatttgggagggtgtggagaacataacaattgatagatggcaagtcgtccaacatagagaaatactggATTCGGAAAAGTTATAATGGACtcagctatcaatcaatcaatcaatcaatcaattttatttatatagcgccaaatcacaacaaacagttgccccaaggcaccttatattgtaaggcaaggccatacaataattacgtaaaaaccacaacggtcaaaacgaccccctgtgagcaagcacttggcgacagtgggaaggaaaaactcccttttaacaggaagaaacctccagcagaaccaggctcagggaggggcagtcttctgctgggactggttggagctgagggagagaaccaggaaaagacatgctgtggaggggagcagagatcaatcaccaatgattaaatgcagagtggtgcatacagagcaaaaagagaaagaaacactcagtgcatcatgggaaccccccagcagtctaagtctatagcagcataactaagggatggttcagggtcacatgatccagccctaactataagctttagcaaaaaggaaagttttaagcctaatcttaaaagtagagagggtgttgtgtgggccgctgaagaggaggtactgctggcccaccagcaccagagggcgccctgcctggagtgcgggctccaggcaccggagggcgctgccgcctcacagaagcagccagggtgacagctgtcacccatcacctgagacagctgattccaatcaacagggaggtatatcagcaggacggcatctccacctcattgccgagatatcgccctatcaaagaggtaacaatctccgcccaaaTGTGCTATTAATTACAattgtaattcttgttgattgtttgtaggatagctgactactggacatctcttggataagtactcaccttcctacattcctttattattgttgacgagaggtggaggtggaatctccaccctccgtgttgctgggtgcagccgcacccacacctgactgtttctgttccttgccagcagtaccggatccgacgagcggaggcagtggccacctgggagttcgggacttggcggctccagtattcccggggttcggtggcagaggaaatcgggttggttccggttcgacttggacagacgtctcctatcgtcgagcctgcccacacgacaccgttgtaattggactcaatttcaatattgtaatcggctgtgtttgttgtgcctgtttcacaacagtaaaaacagtgttatttgactcctccattgtccgttcatttgcgccccctgttgtgggtccgtgttccaacactttcacaacagagggtgtctgtctccctgatctgaattgggagctggttccacaggagaggagcctgaaagctgaaggctctgcctcccattctactcttacaaaccctaggaactacaagtaagcctgcagtctgagagcgaagcgctctattggggtgatatggtactatgaggtccctaagataagatgggagctgattattcaaaaccttataagtaagaagaagaattttaaattc encodes:
- the btbd3b gene encoding BTB/POZ domain-containing protein 3 isoform X2, producing the protein MAADIFPTKKPACTTTVQQYQQQNLNNNNTIQNCNWQGLYSTIRERNSVMFNNELMADVHFVVGQSGRTQWLPGHRYVLAVGSSVFHAMFYGELAENKDEIHIPDVEPPAFLAMLKYIYCDEIDLTADTVLATLYAAKKYIVPHLARACVNFLETSLSAKNACVLLSQSCLFEEPELTQRCWEVIDAQAELALRSEGFCDIDAQTLESILQRETLNAKEIVVFEAALSWAEAECQRQELSLSTDNKRKVLGKAMYLIRIPAMTLDDFANGAAQSGVLSLNETNDIFLWYTAAKKPELQFVSQPRKGLSPQRCHRFQSCAYRSNQWRYRGRCDSIQFAVDKRVFIAGFGLYGSSCGSAEYSAKIELKRQGVLLGQNLSKYFSDGSSNTFPVWFEYPVQIEPDTFYTASVVLDGNELSYFGQEGMTEVQCGKVTFQFQCSSDSTNGTGVQGGQIPELIFYA
- the btbd3b gene encoding BTB/POZ domain-containing protein 3 isoform X1; the encoded protein is MVDAKGRNMKCLTFFLMLPESVKSKSSKSSKKGNASSSSKLPPVCYEIITLRSKKKKKMAADIFPTKKPACTTTVQQYQQQNLNNNNTIQNCNWQGLYSTIRERNSVMFNNELMADVHFVVGQSGRTQWLPGHRYVLAVGSSVFHAMFYGELAENKDEIHIPDVEPPAFLAMLKYIYCDEIDLTADTVLATLYAAKKYIVPHLARACVNFLETSLSAKNACVLLSQSCLFEEPELTQRCWEVIDAQAELALRSEGFCDIDAQTLESILQRETLNAKEIVVFEAALSWAEAECQRQELSLSTDNKRKVLGKAMYLIRIPAMTLDDFANGAAQSGVLSLNETNDIFLWYTAAKKPELQFVSQPRKGLSPQRCHRFQSCAYRSNQWRYRGRCDSIQFAVDKRVFIAGFGLYGSSCGSAEYSAKIELKRQGVLLGQNLSKYFSDGSSNTFPVWFEYPVQIEPDTFYTASVVLDGNELSYFGQEGMTEVQCGKVTFQFQCSSDSTNGTGVQGGQIPELIFYA